A genomic segment from Triticum dicoccoides isolate Atlit2015 ecotype Zavitan chromosome 1A, WEW_v2.0, whole genome shotgun sequence encodes:
- the LOC119289796 gene encoding serine/threonine-protein kinase STN7, chloroplastic-like, with protein sequence MASTSLGLSTSFLPGHDTRLRRRRRAAPAAAASFRPVVASAELGAEVGRQLVEAVGVGLPCTVMACGDVIYRSTLPHNDGLTITAPGVALAFAAASYLWATPGVAPGFFDMFVLAFAERLFRPTFRKDDFVPGKKLGEGAFGVVYKASLADPKAAEKQGDVVVKKATEYGAVEIWMNERVRRACASSCADFLYGFRESKTKGKGEEYWLIWRYEGEDTLSALMQSKEFPYNVETKILGNVQDLPKGIARENKIVQTVMGQLLFALDGLHSTGIVHRDIKPQNVIFSEESRTFKIIDLGAAADLRVGINYIPKEFLLDPRYAAPEQYIMSTQTPSAPSAPVATALSPVLWQLNLPDRFDIYSLGLIYLQMAFPALRTDSSLIQFNRQLKRCNYDLEAWRNLVEPRATPDLRRGFDILDLDGGIGWELLTSMVRYKARQRTSAKAALAHPYFNSEGLLGLSVMQNLRLQLFRATQKDYSEAARWIIGLMAKSGTEEGGGFTEAQLQELREIKPKKDSAQRNVLASMLRVQRKIVRTISESMDELTSQRKSIWWSRWIPREE encoded by the exons atggcCAGCACCAGCCTCGGCCTCTCGACCTCCTTCCTCCCCGGCCACGACACCCGCCTCCGCCGGCGCCGCCGGGCGGCCCCCGCCGCGGCGGCGTCgttccggccggtggtggcgtcggCGGAGCTCGGGGCCGAGGTGGGGCGGCAGCTGGTGGAGGCGGTGGGGGTGGGCCTGCCCTGCACCGTGATGGCCTGCGGCGACGTCATCTACCGCAGCACGCTGCCCCACAACGACGGCCTCACCATCACGGCCCCCGGGGTCGCGCTCGCGTTCGCCGCCGCCTCCTACCTCTGGGCCACCCCCGGCGTCGCCCCGGGCTTCTTCGACATGTTCGTCCTCGCCTTCGCCGAGCGCCTCTTCCGCCCCACCTTCCGCAAG GACGACTTCGTGCCGGGGAAGAAGCTTGGGGAGGGCGCATTCGGGGTCGTGTACAAGGCGTCGCTGGCCGACCCCAAAGCCGCGGAGAAG CAAGGTGATGTGGTCGTGAAGAAGGCAACAGAGTATGGCGCAGTTGAGATTTGGATGAATGAGCGTGTCAGGAGGGCATGCGCGAGCAGCTGCGCGGATTTTCTTTACGGCTTCCGTGAG AGCAAAACCAAAGGTAAGGGTGAGGAATACTGGCTTATTTGGCGCTACGAAGGTGAGGACACGCTTTCTGCTCTCATGCAAAGCAAGGAGTTCCCGTACAAT GTTGAGACTAAGATTCTCGGAAATGTTCAAGATTTACCAAAGGGAATAGCGAGAGAGAATAAGATTGTCCAAACGGTGATGGGACAACTCTTGTTTGCGCTAGATGGACTTCATTCGACAGGGATTGTTCACAGGGACATAAAACCCCAAAATGTGATATTTTCAGAAG AATCTCGTACCTTCAAAATTATTGAtcttggagcagcagctgatttacgAGTGGGCATCAACTATATTCCTAAGGAGTTCCTTTTGGATCCAAG GTATGCTGCTCCGGAGCAATATATCATGAGCACGCAAACACCATCTGCTCCCTCTGCTCCAGTTGCAACTGCTTTATCTCCAGTCCTGTGGCAG CTGAACCTTCCTGACAGATTTGACATATACAGCTTGGGCCTCATATACCTGCAGATG GCATTTCCAGCGTTGAGAACTGACAGCAGCCTGATACAATTCAACCGCCAACTGAAGAGATGCAACTACGACCTGGAAGCCTGGAGGAACTTGGTGGAACCACGAGCTACCCCAGACCTCCGCAGGGGCTTCGACATCCTGGACTTAGATGGTGGTATCGGATGGGAGCTCCTGACGTCGATGGTCCGGTACAAAGCGCGGCAAAGGACCAGCGCCAAGGCTGCACTTGCGCATCCCTACTTCAACAGCGAAGGGCTCCTCGGCCTGTCAGTCATGCAGAACCTGAGGCTGCAGCTGTTCCGCGCGACCCAGAAGGACTACAGCGAGGCCGCGCGATGGATCATCGGCCTCATGGCGAAATCGGGAACCGAGGAGGGCGGTGGCTTCACGGAAGCACAGCTCCAAGAGCTCAGG GAGATCAAGCCGAAGAAGGACAGCGCGCAGCGGAACGTGCTGGCGTCGATGCTGCGGGTGCAGAGGAAGATCGTGAGGACGATCAGCGAGAGCATGGACGAGCTTACGAGCCAGCGCAAGAGCATCTGGTGGAGCCGGTGGATCCCCAGGGAGGAGTAG
- the LOC119289765 gene encoding phosphomethylethanolamine N-methyltransferase-like isoform X1 produces the protein MSEQGAGQGTKEQSVPAAVGSREMSLSGQGAGQGSKEERLAELEELELQTDHQGVLAILPSYAGKTVLELGAGIGRFTGELAKEAGHVIALDFIDSVIKKNEEINGDIYKNITFMCADVTSPELKIEDNSIDIVFSNWLLMYLNDEEVEKLIGRIVKWLKPGGHIFIRESCFHQSGDSKRKVNPTHYREPRFYTKVFKECHSYDQEGNSFELSLVTSKCIGAYVKSKKNQNQICWLWEKVKCTEDKGFQRFLDNVQYKSTGILRYERVFGEGYVSTGGFETTKEFVDKLDLKAGQKVLDVGCGIGGGDFYMAETYDVHVLGIDLSINMVSFAIERAIGRSCSVEFEVADCTTKEYAENTFDVIYSRDTILHIQDKPALFRNFFKWLKPGGKVLISDYCRSPGTPSEEFAAYIKQRGYDLHDVKTYGKMLEDAGFHDVVAEDRTDQFLRVLERELGETEKNKEAFLADFTQEDYDDIVNGWSAKLKRSSAGEQKWGLFIATK, from the exons atgagcgagcagggggctgggcagggTACCAAGGAGCAGTCAGTGCCGGCCGCCGTAGGGTCGAGAGAGATGAGCTTGAGCGGGCAGGGGGCAGGGCAGGGTAGCAAGGAGGAGAGACTGGCAGAGCTGGAGGAGCTCGAGCTCCAAACGGACCACCAAGGG GTGCTGGCCATCCTGCCGTCGTACGCGGGCAAGACGGTGCTGGAGCTCGGCGCCGGCATCGGCCGCTTCACCGGCGAGCTGGCCAAGGAGGCCGGCCACGTCATCGCGCTCGACTTCATCGACAGCGTCATCAAGAAG AACGAGGAGATCAATGGGGACATCTACAAGAACATCACCTTCATGTGCGCCGACGTGACCTCGCCGGAGCTCAAGATCGAGGACAACTCCATCGACATCGTCTTCTCCAACTGGCTCCTCATGTACCTCAACGACGAGGAG GTTGAGAAGCTGATTGGCAGGATCGTGAAGTGGCTGAAGCCTGGTGGCCATATTTTCATCAGGGAATCCTGCTTCCACCAGTCGGGGGATTCCAAGAGGAAAGTGAACCCGACGCATTACCGGGAGCCGAGGTTTTACACCAAG GTGTTTAAGGAATGCCACTCCTATGACCAAGAGGGGAATTCCTTTGAGCTTTCTCTGGTAACTTCCAAGTGCATTGGAGCTTATGTGAAAAGCAAGAAGAACCAGAACCAG ATATGCTGGCTATGGGAGAAGGTCAAGTGCACAGAAGACAAAGGCTTTCAGAGATTCCTGGACAATGTGCAGTACAAATCCACTGGAATCTTGCGTTATgagcgtgtgtttggggaaggttATGTTAGCACCGGTGGATTCG AGACCACAAAGGAATTTGTGGACAAGCTGGATCTGAAAGCTGGCCAGAAGGTGCTCGATGTTGGGTGTGGCATCGGAGGAGGCGACTTCTACATGGCTGAAACCTATGATGTCCATGTCCTCGGCATCGATCTTTCCATCAACATGGTTTCGTTCGCGATCGAGCGTGCCATCGGGCGCTCGTGCTCGGTTGAGTTTGAGGTTGCTGACTGCAccaccaaggaatatgcagagaacacGTTTGATGTCATCTACAGCCGTGACACCATCCTCCACATCCAA GACAAACCTGCTCTGTTCAGAAACTTCTTCAAGTGGCTCAAGCCTGGGGGCAAAGTGCTGATCAGTGACTACTGCAGGAGCcctggcacaccatcagaggaattcGCTGCGTACATCAAGCAGAGAGGCTATGACCTCCATGATGTGAAGACCTATGGGAAG ATGCTTGAGGATGCCGGTTTCCACGATGTTGTCGCCGAAGACCGCACCGACCAG TTCCTGAGGGTCCTGGAGAGGGAGCTGGGCGAGACAGAGAAGAACAAGGAGGCCTTCCTGGCGGACTTCACCCAGGAGGACTACGACGACATCGTCAACGGCTGGAGCGCGAAGCTGAAGCGGAGCTCCGCCGGCGAGCAGAAGTGGGGGCTGTTCATCGCGACCAAGTGA
- the LOC119289765 gene encoding phosphomethylethanolamine N-methyltransferase-like isoform X2 — MDTITVVENVFGEVERKVQKSYWEEHSKDLTVESMMLDSRAKDLDKEERPEVLAILPSYAGKTVLELGAGIGRFTGELAKEAGHVIALDFIDSVIKKNEEINGDIYKNITFMCADVTSPELKIEDNSIDIVFSNWLLMYLNDEEVEKLIGRIVKWLKPGGHIFIRESCFHQSGDSKRKVNPTHYREPRFYTKVFKECHSYDQEGNSFELSLVTSKCIGAYVKSKKNQNQICWLWEKVKCTEDKGFQRFLDNVQYKSTGILRYERVFGEGYVSTGGFETTKEFVDKLDLKAGQKVLDVGCGIGGGDFYMAETYDVHVLGIDLSINMVSFAIERAIGRSCSVEFEVADCTTKEYAENTFDVIYSRDTILHIQDKPALFRNFFKWLKPGGKVLISDYCRSPGTPSEEFAAYIKQRGYDLHDVKTYGKMLEDAGFHDVVAEDRTDQFLRVLERELGETEKNKEAFLADFTQEDYDDIVNGWSAKLKRSSAGEQKWGLFIATK; from the exons ATGGACACCATCACCGTCGTGGAGAATG TGTTCGGGGAGGTGGAGCGCAAGGTGCAGAAGAGCTACTGGGAGGAGCACTCCAAGGACCTCACCGTGGAGTCCATGATGCTCGACTCCCGCGCCAAGGACCTCGACAAGGAGGAGAGGCCCGAG GTGCTGGCCATCCTGCCGTCGTACGCGGGCAAGACGGTGCTGGAGCTCGGCGCCGGCATCGGCCGCTTCACCGGCGAGCTGGCCAAGGAGGCCGGCCACGTCATCGCGCTCGACTTCATCGACAGCGTCATCAAGAAG AACGAGGAGATCAATGGGGACATCTACAAGAACATCACCTTCATGTGCGCCGACGTGACCTCGCCGGAGCTCAAGATCGAGGACAACTCCATCGACATCGTCTTCTCCAACTGGCTCCTCATGTACCTCAACGACGAGGAG GTTGAGAAGCTGATTGGCAGGATCGTGAAGTGGCTGAAGCCTGGTGGCCATATTTTCATCAGGGAATCCTGCTTCCACCAGTCGGGGGATTCCAAGAGGAAAGTGAACCCGACGCATTACCGGGAGCCGAGGTTTTACACCAAG GTGTTTAAGGAATGCCACTCCTATGACCAAGAGGGGAATTCCTTTGAGCTTTCTCTGGTAACTTCCAAGTGCATTGGAGCTTATGTGAAAAGCAAGAAGAACCAGAACCAG ATATGCTGGCTATGGGAGAAGGTCAAGTGCACAGAAGACAAAGGCTTTCAGAGATTCCTGGACAATGTGCAGTACAAATCCACTGGAATCTTGCGTTATgagcgtgtgtttggggaaggttATGTTAGCACCGGTGGATTCG AGACCACAAAGGAATTTGTGGACAAGCTGGATCTGAAAGCTGGCCAGAAGGTGCTCGATGTTGGGTGTGGCATCGGAGGAGGCGACTTCTACATGGCTGAAACCTATGATGTCCATGTCCTCGGCATCGATCTTTCCATCAACATGGTTTCGTTCGCGATCGAGCGTGCCATCGGGCGCTCGTGCTCGGTTGAGTTTGAGGTTGCTGACTGCAccaccaaggaatatgcagagaacacGTTTGATGTCATCTACAGCCGTGACACCATCCTCCACATCCAA GACAAACCTGCTCTGTTCAGAAACTTCTTCAAGTGGCTCAAGCCTGGGGGCAAAGTGCTGATCAGTGACTACTGCAGGAGCcctggcacaccatcagaggaattcGCTGCGTACATCAAGCAGAGAGGCTATGACCTCCATGATGTGAAGACCTATGGGAAG ATGCTTGAGGATGCCGGTTTCCACGATGTTGTCGCCGAAGACCGCACCGACCAG TTCCTGAGGGTCCTGGAGAGGGAGCTGGGCGAGACAGAGAAGAACAAGGAGGCCTTCCTGGCGGACTTCACCCAGGAGGACTACGACGACATCGTCAACGGCTGGAGCGCGAAGCTGAAGCGGAGCTCCGCCGGCGAGCAGAAGTGGGGGCTGTTCATCGCGACCAAGTGA
- the LOC119289784 gene encoding putative clathrin assembly protein At2g01600 produces the protein MASMQSWRKAYGAIKDTTTVSLANINSDFKDLDVAIVKATNHVECPPKERHLRKIAAATSIARPRADIAYCIHALSRRLSKTRNWIVALKTLVVVHRLLREGDPTFREELLNFTQRGRILQLSNFKDDSSPIAWDCSAWVRTYGQFLEERLECFRILKYDVEAERLSKQGQGPEKGHSRTRDLDSQDLLEQLPALQQLLYRLVGCRPEGAANNNYLVQYALALVLKESFKIYCAINDGIINLVDKFFEMARHEALKALEIYRRAGQQAGNLSDFYENCRGLELARNFQFPTLREPPQTFLVTMEEYVRDAPRMVPVREPLEFPERLLLTYKPEESEEVPEPDPVEEERPPVEEPVPVQPIPEVVSPPTKAVVADTGDLLGLNDPSPGVSAIEESNALALAIVTSDASTSTTGSTAWQDKGFDPTGWELALVTAPSNTNSSATDSQLGGGLDKLILDSLYDEGAYRQSQQQQLYGSSAPNPFMTSDPFAMSNHVAAPSSVQMAAMSQQQQQIPTMIHQNPFGPPVQPQHPGAGAAAVNPFLDSGFGAFPAANNSQQQANPFGGSLL, from the exons ATGGCGTCGATGCAGAGCTGGCGCAAGGCGTACGGCGCCATCAAGGACACCACCACCGTCAGCCTCGCCAACATCAACTCCGACTTCAAG GATCTGGATGTGGCGATCGTGAAGGCGACTAACCACGTGGAGTGCCCGCCCAAGGAGCGCCACCTGCGCA AGATTGCTGCGGCGACGTCCATTGCGAGGCCGCGGGCAGACATCGCCTACTGCATCCACGCGCTCTCTCGCCGCCTCTCCAAGACCCGCAATTGGATT GTAGCACTGAAGACACTTGTAGTGGTTCATAGGCTTCTACGGGAGGGCGATCCTACATTTCGGGAAGAGCTTCTTAATTTTACACAAAGGGGGAGGATTCTGCAGCTCTCGAACTTCAAGGATGACTCCAGTCCAATTG CCTGGGACTGTTCTGCGTGGGTTCGCACATATGGTCAGTTTTTGGAGGAAAGATTGGAATGCTTCAGGATCCTGAAATATGATGTTGAGGCTGAGCGTTTATCCAAACAAGGCCAAGGTCCTGAAAAG GGACACAGTAGAACCAGAGACCTAGATTCCCAGGATCTGTTAGAGCAGTTGCCAGCTTTGCAGCAGTTACTGTATCGGCTTGTTGGATGTCGG CCAGAAGGAGCTGCAAATAACAACTACTTGGTGCAATATGCTCTAGCTTTG GTGCTAAAAGAGAGTTTCAAAATTTATTGTGCGATAAACGATGGAATTATTAACCTTGTCGATAAG TTTTTTGAGATGGCAAGACATGAAGCACTTAAGGCCCTTGAAATTTACAGGAGGGCTGGCCAACAG GCAGGGAATCTATCAGACTTCTATGAAAATTGTAGGGGTCTAGAACTTGCAAGGAATTTTCAGTTTCCCACTCTGCGGGAG CCACCACAAACATTTCTTGTGACCATGGAGGAGTACGTGAGGGACGCTCCgcgtatggttccggttcgagagcCACTG GAATTTCCTGAGAGGCTTCTCCTTACATATAAACCTGAAGAATCAGAGGAAGTTCCTGAACCTGATCCTGTCGAAGAGGAAAGGCCACCAGTTGAAGAACCTGTTCCAGTACAGCCCATCCCTGAAGTTGTTTCACCTCCTACCAAGGCTGTTGTGGCTGATACTGGTGATCTCTTG GGCTTAAATGACCCGAGCCCTGGTGTATCAGCAATAGAGGAGAGCAATGCTCTTGCCTTGGCCATAGTTACATCAG ATGCAAGCACTTCAACAACTGGCAGCACTGCTTGGCAAGATAAAGGATTTGATCCAACAGGATGGGAACTCGCCCTTGTTACTGCTCCAAGTAACACAAATTCATCTGCTACAGATAGTCAATTG GGTGGTGGACTTGACAAGCTCATCCTGGACAGCCTTTATGATGAGGGGGCCTACAGGCAGTCACAACAACAGCAGTTATACGGTTCATCAGCtcccaacccattcatgacaaGCGATCCTTTCGCGATGTCGAAtcacgtcgccgccccgtcgtcagtTCAAATGGCTGCCAtgtctcagcagcagcagcagataccAACGATGATACATCAGAATCCCTTCGGACCACCAGTTCAGCCGCAGCATCCGGGCGCTGGCGCTGCAGCAGTAAACCCATTCCTGGATAGTGGCTTCGGCGCGTTCCCGGCAGCAAATAACTCGCAACAGCAAGCCAACCCATTTGGTGGAAGCCTTCTATAG